A portion of the Cryptomeria japonica chromosome 5, Sugi_1.0, whole genome shotgun sequence genome contains these proteins:
- the LOC131072829 gene encoding ABC transporter G family member 32-like, which translates to MGISVVKPISIYCDNTTAINLSKKFVMHSRTKHVAIKFHFLRDQVLANEFQLVFVPSQAQVADIFTKALSKDTFERLQDRSEQQDLLNALGSMFVSVLFIGVTNEMTVQPVVWLERIVFYRERAAGMYSALPYALAQVCPDFCYTFSGMMAAALTASHKIAAVVSVHVLVLWILFSGAMISRRRCPPCWRWFFSANLMAWCLYGLITSQYGDVGTSLKMADGTEMSVKHFVEKNFGYHRQHLASVGILMAGFSALFGLVFFLGIKLFNFQNR; encoded by the exons ATGGGCATTTCTGTTGTTAAACCTATttcaatttattgtgacaatacaactGCAATTAATCTTTCTAAAAAATTTGTTATGCACTCTCGCactaaacatgttgccatcaaattCCATTTTCTACGAGACCAGGTGTTGGCTAATGAGTTTCAGTTAGTATTTGTACCTTCACAAGCCCAAGTTGCTGATATATTTACAAAAGCTCTATCTAAAGACACATTTGAAAGACTCCAAGACAG AAGTGAGCAGCAGGATTTGTTGAACGCTCTCGGATCGATGTTTGTATCTGTCCTATTTATTGGAGTAACAAATGAAATGACTGTGCAACCTGTTGTTTGGCTTGAAAGGATAGTCTTCTACCGTGAGAGGGCCGCTGGAATGTATTCGGCCCTACCTTATGCATTGGCTCAGGTTTGTCctgatttttg CTATACGTTCTCAGGAATGATGGCCGCAGCACTTACTGCCAGCCATAAAATAGCTGCAGTTGTGTCAGTGCATGTCCTGGTGTTGTGGATTCTCTTCTCGGGCGCCATGATTTCTCGCAGG AGGTGTCCTCCATGTTGGAGATGGTTTTTCAGCGCCAATCTAATGGCATGGTGCCTCTATGGTCTCATCACTTCGCAATATGGAGACGTGGGGACTAGTCTAAAGATGGCAGACGGGACAGAGATGTCTGTGAAGCATTTTGTGGAGAAGAATTTTGGCTATCATCGACAACATTTGGCCAGCGTGGGGATTCTGATGGCAGGATTTTCTGCTTTGTTTGGCCTTGTATTTTTCTTGGGAATCAAGCTTTTCAACTTCCAAAACCGGTAG